One genomic region from Streptomyces sp. NBC_00582 encodes:
- a CDS encoding cytochrome P450, giving the protein MTDVQTTPESAAPTESIPTPDSLGLKEMREVIRNIPGYMSRLRDKHGPVVRIPMGKDEVFLLSDFDVVQDVIVASSRRFDKDTKKTGPGPDDWGANLETILGRNVLGKGLVTSVGTYHRRQRRLIQPVFHRKRIAGYGAAFAAIADEASAGFTDGAKFNFHESMYELALGMVTRTLFDVSLESEAAESIRTAFPREGGPLRWELSPFGKILLRLPLPANRQLKRGLRNIDDIVYGMIEERRRGPGDGADLLSVLLTVTDADTGEHLTDLELRDEAVTLLMAGHETSSGALTWAYHLLGTNPETRERLHAEIDEVLGDRLPTVEDLPDLTYTDAVYSEALRLYPPAWNLVRRSLEDYTANGFHIPRDSVVICSPYVLHRDPTWWPEPERFAPQRFLAESDPDDPLAGHAKAAGRPRLAYLPFGAGPRQCIGNVFAQMEGVMALATLSRHWEFEPVDKGPVRVASDITLQPRGGLEMIARRRR; this is encoded by the coding sequence GTGACCGACGTTCAAACGACTCCCGAGTCGGCTGCGCCGACCGAGTCCATACCCACCCCGGACTCGCTGGGGCTGAAGGAAATGCGCGAGGTCATCCGCAACATCCCGGGCTACATGTCCCGCCTGCGCGACAAGCACGGCCCGGTCGTCCGCATTCCGATGGGAAAGGACGAGGTCTTCCTGCTCAGTGACTTCGACGTCGTCCAGGACGTCATCGTCGCCTCCAGCCGCCGCTTCGACAAGGACACCAAGAAGACCGGCCCCGGTCCCGACGACTGGGGCGCCAACCTGGAGACCATCCTGGGCCGCAACGTCCTGGGCAAGGGCCTGGTGACCAGCGTCGGCACCTACCACCGCAGGCAGCGACGGCTCATCCAGCCGGTCTTCCACCGCAAGCGCATCGCCGGATACGGCGCCGCCTTCGCCGCCATCGCGGACGAGGCCTCCGCCGGGTTCACCGACGGAGCGAAGTTCAACTTCCACGAGTCCATGTACGAACTCGCTCTCGGCATGGTCACCCGCACCCTCTTCGACGTCTCCCTCGAAAGCGAGGCCGCCGAGAGCATCCGCACCGCCTTCCCCCGCGAAGGCGGCCCGCTGCGCTGGGAGTTGAGCCCCTTCGGCAAGATCCTTCTGAGGCTCCCGCTGCCCGCGAACCGCCAGCTCAAGCGCGGTCTGCGGAACATCGACGACATCGTCTACGGCATGATCGAGGAACGCCGCCGGGGTCCCGGCGACGGCGCGGACCTGCTGTCCGTCCTGCTGACCGTCACCGACGCCGACACCGGCGAGCACCTCACCGACCTGGAGCTGCGGGACGAGGCCGTCACCCTGCTGATGGCCGGTCACGAGACCTCCTCGGGAGCCCTGACCTGGGCGTACCACCTGCTCGGCACCAACCCCGAGACCCGCGAGCGGCTGCACGCCGAGATCGACGAGGTCCTCGGCGACCGCCTGCCCACCGTCGAGGACCTGCCGGACCTGACGTACACCGACGCCGTGTACTCCGAGGCGCTGCGCCTGTACCCGCCGGCCTGGAACCTGGTCCGCCGTTCCCTGGAGGACTACACGGCCAACGGGTTCCACATCCCCCGCGACAGCGTGGTCATCTGCAGCCCGTACGTCCTGCACCGCGATCCCACCTGGTGGCCCGAGCCGGAGCGGTTCGCCCCCCAGCGCTTCCTGGCGGAGTCCGACCCGGACGACCCGCTGGCCGGCCACGCCAAGGCCGCGGGCCGCCCCCGGCTGGCGTACCTCCCCTTCGGCGCCGGACCCCGGCAGTGCATCGGCAACGTCTTCGCTCAGATGGAAGGCGTCATGGCCCTGGCGACCCTCAGCCGCCACTGGGAGTTCGAGCCCGTCGACAAGGGGCCCGTCAGGGTCGCCAGCGACATCACCCTCCAGCCTCGCGGCGGCCTCGAGATGATCGCCCGCCGCCGCCGCTGA
- a CDS encoding VC0807 family protein yields the protein MTSGGSTLPEQPPNSAAPGRAGGEDAAHGSSRAGSGPPLLLTVLVDLGVPIGLYYGLTAAGVSDVLALTAGAVVPGVATLVRFARTRRVDVLGVFVTTMLVLSIVVSLLGGSARLLLVRDGWLTAVAGLGFLVSLRGRRPLAFGFSRKLLERRAAGGRDWDELWDEVPEFRRIWRVTTVIWGIGLLVDSGVRTLMAYTLPVHVVPALNGAQYGVFTLLMLVIVNVYHARAGLWPILSPQPGTPAAGGHSGHESR from the coding sequence ATGACCAGCGGCGGAAGCACCCTTCCGGAACAGCCCCCGAACAGCGCCGCCCCCGGGCGGGCCGGCGGCGAGGACGCCGCCCACGGCTCGTCCCGCGCCGGGTCCGGTCCTCCCCTGCTGCTGACGGTGCTGGTGGACCTCGGCGTCCCGATCGGCCTGTACTACGGGCTGACGGCGGCCGGGGTGAGCGATGTGCTGGCGCTGACCGCCGGGGCCGTGGTGCCCGGGGTGGCGACGCTGGTGCGCTTCGCGAGGACCCGCCGCGTGGATGTGCTCGGCGTGTTCGTGACGACGATGCTGGTGCTCAGCATCGTCGTGTCGCTGCTCGGGGGGAGCGCGCGGCTGCTGCTGGTGCGGGACGGATGGCTGACGGCGGTGGCCGGGCTCGGTTTCCTGGTGTCCCTGCGCGGCAGGCGCCCGCTCGCGTTCGGTTTCTCCCGCAAACTGCTGGAGCGGCGGGCCGCCGGGGGCCGGGACTGGGACGAACTGTGGGACGAGGTGCCCGAGTTCCGGCGGATCTGGCGGGTCACCACGGTGATCTGGGGCATCGGACTGCTGGTGGACTCCGGGGTCCGGACGCTGATGGCGTACACGCTGCCGGTGCATGTGGTGCCCGCGCTCAACGGCGCCCAGTACGGCGTCTTCACGCTGCTGATGCTGGTGATCGTCAACGTCTACCACGCACGCGCCGGTCTGTGGCCCATCCTTTCCCCGCAACCCGGCACCCCCGCGGCCGGCGGTCACTCCGGCCACGAGAGCCGTTGA
- a CDS encoding aldo/keto reductase — MLHTQLGRTGLRVSRLALGTVNFGGRVEEPEAHRLMDHALAEGINFVDTANTYGWRVYKGHTEEVIGRWLAKSPSRRDEVVVATKVGDPMGDGLNDRGLSARNIVAACEASLRRLGTDWIDLYQIHHIDRSVGWEEVWQAMDLLVAQGKVRYVGSSNFAGWDIASAQEAAGRRNSLGLVSEQCVYNLVTRHAELEVIPAARAYGLGVLVWSPLHGGLLSGVLRKLRENDAVKSAQGRAAAALDQHADTIDAYEKLCAEHGIDPAEAGLAWTLSRPGVTAAVIGPRTERHVTSALAALRSPLPEPFVARLDELFPPIGHGGPAPDAWLS, encoded by the coding sequence GTGTTGCACACTCAGCTGGGCCGGACCGGTCTGCGCGTCAGCAGGCTGGCTCTCGGCACCGTGAACTTCGGTGGCCGGGTGGAGGAGCCCGAGGCGCACCGTCTGATGGACCACGCCCTCGCCGAGGGCATCAACTTCGTCGACACGGCCAACACCTACGGCTGGCGCGTGTACAAGGGCCACACCGAGGAGGTCATCGGCAGATGGCTGGCCAAGAGCCCTTCCCGGCGTGACGAGGTGGTCGTCGCCACGAAGGTCGGCGACCCGATGGGGGACGGCCTCAACGACCGGGGACTGTCCGCGCGCAACATCGTCGCCGCCTGCGAGGCGTCGCTGAGGCGGCTCGGCACGGACTGGATCGACCTCTACCAGATCCACCACATCGACCGGTCCGTGGGCTGGGAGGAGGTGTGGCAGGCGATGGATCTCCTCGTCGCCCAGGGCAAGGTGCGCTACGTCGGCTCGTCCAACTTCGCCGGCTGGGACATCGCGTCCGCCCAGGAGGCGGCCGGGCGCCGGAACAGCCTCGGTCTGGTGTCCGAGCAGTGCGTCTACAACCTCGTCACCCGGCACGCCGAGTTGGAGGTCATCCCCGCGGCGCGGGCGTACGGCCTGGGCGTGCTGGTGTGGTCCCCGCTTCACGGCGGTCTGCTCAGCGGTGTCCTGCGCAAGCTGCGGGAGAACGACGCCGTGAAGTCGGCCCAGGGTCGGGCCGCGGCCGCCCTCGACCAGCACGCCGACACCATCGACGCCTACGAGAAGCTCTGCGCCGAGCACGGCATCGATCCCGCGGAGGCGGGACTGGCGTGGACGCTGTCACGCCCCGGGGTGACGGCCGCGGTGATCGGTCCGCGGACGGAGCGGCACGTCACGAGTGCCCTCGCCGCGCTGCGCTCCCCACTGCCGGAGCCCTTCGTGGCGCGGCTCGACGAGCTCTTCCCGCCCATCGGTCACGGCGGCCCGGCGCCCGACGCGTGGCTCTCCTGA